The Alistipes finegoldii DSM 17242 DNA segment CGCTGAGGAACATCCTGCGCCAGCCGACGGAGACCCTGGCGGCCTGAATGGCTTCGCCCGTGTCGCCCAGCTGGTTGCGGATCAGATAGTTCACGAAGTAGACGACCAGCATGCCGAAGATGATGGCGAACTGGTTGCACGAGACGAGCGTGCCGCGGATCTTCGCGGGCGAGATTTCGGCAATGTACATCGGACACACGGCCGAGGCAAGTCCCACGCCGATACCGCCCAGAATGCGGTAGATGTTGAACGACGCCAGCAGCGGCAGCGACGCCTCGCCGTAGGGCAGGATGCCGCTTTCGGGCCGCCACGAGCCGACGGCCGAGACGAAGAACAGCACGGCCGCCGCGACGAGCGTGCGTTTGCGTCCCAGACGCGAGGCCAGCAGGCCCGACAGCGCACCGCCGACGATGCAGCCCACCAGCGCGCTCGATGCGGTGAAGCCGTGCATCCACGGCGTGTAGGTGAAGTCCGCCGCACTGCGGAAGAACTGGTCTAGGGCCTGCTCGGCTCCCGACACCACGGCCGTGTCGTAACCGAACAGCAGGCCGCCGATGATGGCCACCAGCACGATCGAAAGCAGATAGGCGCGGCTCCCGGTTTCTTGGGTTTTAGTCATAAGGTCAGATATACATGTTCACGATCGCTTCGAACAGCTCCTGTTTGCCGCTGCGCTGGACGGGTTCGTGCCGGCGGGCGTAGTCGGCGACCTGCTCCAGCGTGAGCTTGCCCTCCTCGAAGAGCCGGCCTTCGCCTGAGTCGTAGGAGGCGTAACGTTCGGCGAGCATCTTTTCGTAGGGCGAGTCGTCGAGAATGTCGGCGGCGATGAGCAACGCGCGGGCCATGACGTCCATCGCGGCGATGTGGGCGATGAAGATGTCTTCGGGGTCGGTCGAATTGCGGCGCGTCTTGGCGTCGAAGTTCGTGCCGCCGCCCTGCAGGCCGCCGCCGCGGACGATGACCATCATCGCTTGCACCATTTCGTAGAGGTCGATCGGGAACTGGTCGGTGTCCCAGCCGTTCTGGTAGTCGCCGCGGTTGGCGTCGATCGAGCCGAGCATCCCGGCATCGACGGCGCACTGCAACTCGTGCTCGAAGGTGTGTCCGGCAAGCGTGGCGTGATTGACCTCGATATTGACCTTGAAATCCTTGTCCAGCCCGTGCGCCCGCAGGAACCCGATGACGGTCTCCGTGTCGGCGTCGTACTGGTGCTTCATCGGCTCCATCGGTTTGGGCTCGATCAGGAAGTTGCCCTTGAACCCCTTCGAACGGGCGTAGTCGCGGGCCATGCGCAGCATGGTGGCCATGTGCTCCTTTTCGCGCTTCATGTCGGTATTGAGCAGCGACATGTAGCCTTCGCGTCCGCCCCAGAAGACGTAGTTCTCGCCGCCCAGAAAGATCGTGGCGTCGATGGCGTTCTTGATCTGCAGCATGGCGCGGGCCGCGGCGTCGAAGTCGGGGTTGGTCGCGGCGCCGTTCATGTAGCGGGCGTGGCCGAAGACGTTGGCCGTGCCCCATAGCAGTTTGATGCCGGTTTCGTCCTGCTTCTGCTTGGCGTAGGCTACGATCTGGCGGAGGTTCTTTTCGTACTCTTCGGGCGTCGCGGCTTCGTCCACGAGGTCTACGTCGTGGAAACAATAGTACTCGATGCCGATCTTCCGCATGAATTCGAAACCCGCGTCCATCTTGGCTTTCGCGCGCTCGATCGGACATGCGGACTCGTTCCACGGGAAGGTTTTGGTGCCGCCGCCGAACTGGTCGCCGCCTTCGGCGCAGAGGGTGTGCCACCACGCCATCGAGAAACGGAACCAATCCTTCATCTTGCGGCCTTTCACGACTTTTTCGGGGTCGTAGTAACGGAAAGCCATCGGGTTCTTCGACTCCGGGCCTTCGAATTCGATCTGTCCCACGGTGGGGAAATACTGTTTTGATGCCATGATATTGAATGATTTGTTAAGTTGTTATTCCATTCTTTTCTCCACTTCCCGGACCCATGCCCGGTAACCTTCTTCCAGCGTCTCTCTGTCAGCTTCGGCGGGTTCCACGACCTCCAGCCTGCGCAATGCGGCGAACGCTTCGCCGCGCGTCTTGTAGTAGCCGGCGCCCAGCGCCGCGCCGCGGGCTGCGCCCAGCGCGCCGTCGGTATTGAACAGTTCGATGCGGGCGCCCGTGAGCGTCGAGAGCGTCTGCCGGAAAAGCGGCGAGAGGAACAAGTTTGCTGCGCCTGCGCGGATGACGTCGGGGCGCACTCCCAGCCCGCGCATGATGTCGATGCCGTAGCGGAAGGAGTAGGCGATGCCCTCCTGCGTCGCACGCAGGAGGTGCGCCGTGGTGTGGCGGTTGAGGTCCAGTCCGATGATTCCGGCTCCGGGGCAGCGGTTGCAGAGCATCCGTTCGGCTCCGTTGCCGAAGGGTACGACCGACAGCCCTTCGGAACCTGCCGGGACGCTTGCGGCCAGCCGGTTCATCTCCGCATAGTCGAGCCTCTCCTGCGTGACGTTGCGGCGTATCCACGAGTTCATGATGCCCGTGCCGTTGATGCAGAGCAGAATGCCGTAACGGGGATTGCTGGCCGTGTGATTGACGTGGACGAAGGTGTTCACGCGCGACTGCGGGTCGGCTTGGCGTTTGTCCGTGACGCCGTATAACACGCCGCTCGTGCCGCCTGTTGCGGCGACTTCGCCCGCCTCCATGACGTTGAGCGAAAAGGCGTTGTTGGGCTGGTCCCCGGCGCGGTAGGAGATCGGAGTGCCTGCGGGGATGCCCAGCAGCCGTTCGGCCGCTTCGTCCGTGCAGGCCTCCGTGCCGATCGAGACGCCGGCTTCGGGGATCGTCTCCTGCGGAATGCCGTACCACCCGGCCACGAAGTCGGCCCGCCGCTCCTCTTCGAAGTCCCAGAGTATCTGCTCCGAAAGGCCGCTGACGGAGGTGGACATGCGTCCCGAAAGGCGGTAGGCGATGTAGTCGCCGGGGAGCATGAATTTGTATATCTGCGCGAATATGCCGGGTTCGTTGCGCCTTACCCACGCCAGTTTCGACGCAGTGAAGTTGCCCGGTGAGTTGAGCGTATGCGCGAGACAGAACTCCCGTCCGATGCCTTCCAGCGCTTCGGCCCCGATCTCCACGGCGCGCGAGTCGCACCAGATGATTGAGGGGCGCAGCGGGCGTCCTTGCCTGTCGAGACAGACCAGTCCGTGCATCTGGTAGGTGATGCCCACCGACACCACGTCGCTCATTGCAAAGCCCTGCGCCGCAATGGTCCGAATGCCTTCGCAGACGTAATGCCACCACATTTCGGGGTCCTGCTCGGCCCAGCCGCTCTGCGGCGATCCGATGGGCATTTCGGTCGCGGGGTTGGCGGACGAGGCCGCGCACTCGCCCGACGCGATGTCCAGCAACGATACCTTGACCGACGAAGAGCCTATGTCTATGCCTAAACTTTTCATATGTTATCTGTTGTTATGGATCAATACCTCCAGTTGTTGATGAATCCCAGCTTCAGCTTCGCCTTGAGCGCCTTTTTGTAGGCGTTTTTATTAAAGGTATAATATTGCGCCGGCTTGTGGGCTACGCCCTGTTCCCGTTCTGCGGTCGGGGTCAGAAACCCCGACGCGAGTATCTTCTTGCGGAAGTTGCGGTTGTCGATTTCGATGCCCAGCACTGCGCTGTAGAGGTTTTGGAGCGCGCGGATGGTGAGTTTGCGTGGCAGCAGTTCGAAAGCCACGGGCGATTGCAGCATCTCGCGGCAGAGAACCGCCAGCGCCGCCGAAAGTATCTGCTTGTGGTCCATCGCCAGCCGCTGGATCGAATCGACATCGACCCATTGCGCGCCCTTGGCCGTGGTGTAGGCGACGGTACGGGTGTCGAGCTTCACCAGCGCGTAATATCCCACCGTCACCACGCGTTCGGTCCGTATGCCGTGATAGCGGTTGATCCACTCCAGCTCCTCACCGCTCACCCGGTTGGGATCGGAGAATATATCCATCTGTTTGAGGTATACGTCCCGCAGTCCGGTGGCCTCTTCGAGCACACGGTAGGCGGCCTGCGGCAGCGTCTCGTTGTCGAGAATCATGGCGCCCGGCAGTTTGAGCTTGTCGAGACGGGTGTCGGGGGCATAGTAGCGCCGCTCGATCAGCAGCACTTTGAGCGACTTGCCGTTGAAACCGAACACGGCGCAGTCTACCGACAGCGATTGGTTCATCTGGATGGACATGGGGCTGGTTTTAGGTTGCAGACGTAAAATTATCCATTCGGCGGATGAAAAACAAACTTACGGCCGTTTTTACGCTAACTGTTCGGCGCGTATGCGCCCCTCGGCCCGGTGAGCGTCCGATTACGGGCGTCGGACAATAGTCGCTTTTTTACGCTAAGTCATTTCCGGCTGCGCGGCGGATCGTAAGTAACGCGGATAACGCAGTAACGCGGGCGTATGCCCGCGTTACTGCGTTATTGCCGAGCAGCGTATCTGCCCGTGTCCGGCCGGTGCCGGGAGTTTGTTTTGGTTGCGCCGCGGTTCTCCGCCGCCTATGCGAAAGTCCCGAACCGGAATACGATTTTCTGACAGTAGGTTTCGCCGGGTCTGAGCAGCGGCGACGGGAATTCGGGGTGGTTGACGGCGTCGGGGTGGTTTTGACATTCGATCGCCACGCCGTCGTAGTCGTTGTAACGGCCGCCCGACTTGGTTTCGGGGCATCCGCCCGCGAGCCAGTTGCCGGTGTAGATCATCACGCTGGGCTGCGACGAAAGCACCGTCACGCAGCGGCCCGAAGTATGTTCGCGCAGACAGCCGACCTCGCCCAGAATGTTGGGCTTCCAGCCGTCGATGACGAACGGGTGGTCGTACCCCTTGAAATCGCGGATGTGGTTGAACTCCGAGTCGATGCCGGGGCGGAACGGACGGAATTCGCGGAAGTCCTGCGGCGTGCCCGCTGCGTCGAGCAGCCGGCCTGTGGGGATCTGCTTGTCGTTCATTTCGAGCACCTGCGAGCTGTTCAGGCGCAGCTGGTGGTCGAGGACCGACCCGCTGCCTTCGCCCGCGAGGTTGAAATAGACGTGGTTGGTGAGGTTCACCACCGTCGTTTTGTCCGTCCGGGCCAGATAGGTTATTTCGAGCGCATTCTCATCGTCGAAATCGAACACGGCCTCGACGTTCAGTTCGCCGGGGTAATTCTGGTCGCCGTCCTCCGAAAGGAGCGACATGACCACGCGGTTGGTCTCCACACGGCTCTCCCAGATGCGGTTGGCGAAGTTCTTCGTGCCGCCGTGCAGGTGGTTGGGGCCGTTGTTCACTTCGAGCGCGTACTCCTTTCCCTCGACGGTCATGCGGCCGAAGGCGATGCGGTTGGCGCAGCGGCCCACGCTCTTGCCCGACGCGGCTCCGTCGAAGAAGTAGCCTTCGGGATGCTTGTAGCCCAGCACCACGTCGGCCATGCGGCCCTCACGGTCGGGCATCGTGACGGAGACGATGGCGGCCCCGAAATTCGAGATTTTCACTTCGGCGCCCTTATCGTTGCGCATCGTGTAGAGGATGATGGCTTCGCCCTCCGGCGTCATGCCCCATACGTGTTGTTCGATCTGTACCATTATTCTGCGGGTTTTAAGGTTGCGAGGATATGGTCGATGCGGCGCAGGGTCTCTTCGCGGCCGATGAACGCCGTGACGTCGTACATGCCGGGACCTTTGCCCGCGCCTACGAGCGCCAGCCGCAGCGTGTTCATCACCTGTCCCATGCCGTATCCCTTCTCTTCGATCCAGCCGTGGACGATTTGTTCGGTGTTCTCTTTCGAGAAGTCGTCGATCGAGGCCAGTACGCCGCGCAGCTCGCGCAGGATTTCGGGGTTTTGGCCCTTCCAGTACTTCCGGGTCTGCTTCTCCTCGTATTCGGCCGGCGCCGTGAAGAAGAACGACGTGAGGTCCCAGAGGTCGGTGATGAACGTGGCGCGCTCCTTCATGATGCCTGCGGCCCGGCCTGCGACCTCGTCCGCGACTTCGATACCGTGGTCGCGCAGGATGGGCTGGAACAGCGCAGCCAGCTCGGCGTCGCTCTTGTGGTGCATGTACTGGGCGTTGAACCATTTGGCTTTGTCGGGCTGGAAGCGTGCGCCCGATTTCGAGACGCGCTCCAGCGAGAAGCTGTCGATCAGCTCTTGCATCGAGAAGATCTCCTGTTCGGTGCCGGGGTTCCAGCCCAGCAGCGCCAGCATGTTGATGAATGCTTCGGGGAAATAGCCGTCCTCGCGGTAGCCGCGGGCCGTTTCGCCCGTCGGGGAGGTCCAGAAGAGCGGGAATACCGGGAATCCCATCTTGTCGCCGTCGCGCTTCGAGAGTTTGCCGCCGCCCGTGGGTTTGAGGAGCAGGGGCAGGTGGGCGAAGCGGGGCTGACGCTCCTGCCAGCCGAAGGCCCGGTAGAGCAGGTAGTGCAGCGGCAGCGAAGGCAGCCACTCCTCGCCGCGGATGACGTGCGAGACCTCCATTAGGTAGTCGTCCACGATGTTGGCGAGGTGGTAGGTGGGCAGTGCGTCGGCCGATTTGTAAAGCACCTTGTCGTCGAGCGTCGAGGTGTTCACCTCCACATGGCCGCGGATCAGGTCGTCCATTTCGACGGTCTGGTTTTCGGGCATCCGGAAGCGGATCACCCACTGGTCGCCGCGTTCGATGCGTGCCTTCACCTCGTCGGCCGGCAGCGCCAGCGACGTGGCCAGCTTTTCGCGCACGGCATAATTGTAGGCGAACGCTTCGCCGCGCTCCTCGGCTTCGCGGCGCAGGGCGTCCAGCTCTTCGGCGGTGTCGAAAGCGTAGTAGGCCCAGCCTGCATCGACGAGCTGGAGGGCGTATTTGAGGTAGATTTCGCGGCGTTCGCTCTGGCGGTAGGGGGCGTGGGGACCTCCCGCGCCGACGCCTTCGTCGATCTCGATGCCGCACCATTTGAGCGATTCGAGGATATACTCTTCGGCGCCCGGCACGAAACGCTGCGAGTCGGTGTCCTCGATGCGGAGGATCATCACACCGCCGTGCTGACGGGCGAAAAGGTAGTTGTA contains these protein-coding regions:
- a CDS encoding aldose epimerase family protein; amino-acid sequence: MVQIEQHVWGMTPEGEAIILYTMRNDKGAEVKISNFGAAIVSVTMPDREGRMADVVLGYKHPEGYFFDGAASGKSVGRCANRIAFGRMTVEGKEYALEVNNGPNHLHGGTKNFANRIWESRVETNRVVMSLLSEDGDQNYPGELNVEAVFDFDDENALEITYLARTDKTTVVNLTNHVYFNLAGEGSGSVLDHQLRLNSSQVLEMNDKQIPTGRLLDAAGTPQDFREFRPFRPGIDSEFNHIRDFKGYDHPFVIDGWKPNILGEVGCLREHTSGRCVTVLSSQPSVMIYTGNWLAGGCPETKSGGRYNDYDGVAIECQNHPDAVNHPEFPSPLLRPGETYCQKIVFRFGTFA
- a CDS encoding xylulokinase, producing MKSLGIDIGSSSVKVSLLDIASGECAASSANPATEMPIGSPQSGWAEQDPEMWWHYVCEGIRTIAAQGFAMSDVVSVGITYQMHGLVCLDRQGRPLRPSIIWCDSRAVEIGAEALEGIGREFCLAHTLNSPGNFTASKLAWVRRNEPGIFAQIYKFMLPGDYIAYRLSGRMSTSVSGLSEQILWDFEEERRADFVAGWYGIPQETIPEAGVSIGTEACTDEAAERLLGIPAGTPISYRAGDQPNNAFSLNVMEAGEVAATGGTSGVLYGVTDKRQADPQSRVNTFVHVNHTASNPRYGILLCINGTGIMNSWIRRNVTQERLDYAEMNRLAASVPAGSEGLSVVPFGNGAERMLCNRCPGAGIIGLDLNRHTTAHLLRATQEGIAYSFRYGIDIMRGLGVRPDVIRAGAANLFLSPLFRQTLSTLTGARIELFNTDGALGAARGAALGAGYYKTRGEAFAALRRLEVVEPAEADRETLEEGYRAWVREVEKRME
- a CDS encoding NUDIX hydrolase — encoded protein: MSIQMNQSLSVDCAVFGFNGKSLKVLLIERRYYAPDTRLDKLKLPGAMILDNETLPQAAYRVLEEATGLRDVYLKQMDIFSDPNRVSGEELEWINRYHGIRTERVVTVGYYALVKLDTRTVAYTTAKGAQWVDVDSIQRLAMDHKQILSAALAVLCREMLQSPVAFELLPRKLTIRALQNLYSAVLGIEIDNRNFRKKILASGFLTPTAEREQGVAHKPAQYYTFNKNAYKKALKAKLKLGFINNWRY
- the xylA gene encoding xylose isomerase; amino-acid sequence: MASKQYFPTVGQIEFEGPESKNPMAFRYYDPEKVVKGRKMKDWFRFSMAWWHTLCAEGGDQFGGGTKTFPWNESACPIERAKAKMDAGFEFMRKIGIEYYCFHDVDLVDEAATPEEYEKNLRQIVAYAKQKQDETGIKLLWGTANVFGHARYMNGAATNPDFDAAARAMLQIKNAIDATIFLGGENYVFWGGREGYMSLLNTDMKREKEHMATMLRMARDYARSKGFKGNFLIEPKPMEPMKHQYDADTETVIGFLRAHGLDKDFKVNIEVNHATLAGHTFEHELQCAVDAGMLGSIDANRGDYQNGWDTDQFPIDLYEMVQAMMVIVRGGGLQGGGTNFDAKTRRNSTDPEDIFIAHIAAMDVMARALLIAADILDDSPYEKMLAERYASYDSGEGRLFEEGKLTLEQVADYARRHEPVQRSGKQELFEAIVNMYI
- the gltX gene encoding glutamate--tRNA ligase: MSRPVRVRFAPSPTGPLHIGGVRTALYNYLFARQHGGVMILRIEDTDSQRFVPGAEEYILESLKWCGIEIDEGVGAGGPHAPYRQSERREIYLKYALQLVDAGWAYYAFDTAEELDALRREAEERGEAFAYNYAVREKLATSLALPADEVKARIERGDQWVIRFRMPENQTVEMDDLIRGHVEVNTSTLDDKVLYKSADALPTYHLANIVDDYLMEVSHVIRGEEWLPSLPLHYLLYRAFGWQERQPRFAHLPLLLKPTGGGKLSKRDGDKMGFPVFPLFWTSPTGETARGYREDGYFPEAFINMLALLGWNPGTEQEIFSMQELIDSFSLERVSKSGARFQPDKAKWFNAQYMHHKSDAELAALFQPILRDHGIEVADEVAGRAAGIMKERATFITDLWDLTSFFFTAPAEYEEKQTRKYWKGQNPEILRELRGVLASIDDFSKENTEQIVHGWIEEKGYGMGQVMNTLRLALVGAGKGPGMYDVTAFIGREETLRRIDHILATLKPAE